The segment CTCCAGAATGGACTTGGGGATCCTCCTGGTGGCCTTCTGCTTGGGGACTTTGGCTGtagcggcagcggcggcggccaGGTCCCTCTGCAGAGCAGCTTGCTTTCTCCGctcctccttctccaggaagctgaAGGGCTTCAAGGAAGAGAGGAGCAGCTCCTTCCTCTTCTGGATCCCTGCCTGCCTGCGCGCCTCATTGCGCTCCATGACCTCCTGGTAGAGGGGCAGGTAGACGTGGGCAGGCACGGGTTGGGCCCGGAACTGCCGGTGGCACTCGGCCTCCTCCCGGCCCTGCTTCTCGGCCTGCCGCCTCTCGGGCTCAAAGGAGGCCGGGGAGGCCAGCCACTGCGCCTTCTTCCTGGCCTCGCGCAGCGTCATGCGGAACGGCTGAGGGACGGTGATGGACGACACCCAGGAGCTGATGCTTCTTTGCtgggagggaggcctggagctGGACGGTGGCTGCGGCTGAGCCTTGGGAGTACGGGAGGGCAGGGTACCCCAGGAGCTGCAGCGCCTCACGGAGCCACACCTGGGGGACAGAGCAGCTGTATGCGTGGAGGATGGGACGGCCAGGACGCCCAGCTCCTCCAAGATCCTCTGCCTTTCCCCCCACTTCCATCAGGTCACACCTAGTTTATCAGCCTCACATCACAGCCCCATAGGCCTCTGGTTTGGTGGCTGgtggttttagtcgctaagtcatgtctgactcttgtgaccccacggactgtagcccgccaggctcctctgtccatgggattctccaggcaagaatactggagtgggttgccatttccttcaccagggaatcttcctgacccaggaatcgaacccgggtctcctgcattgtaggcagatgattGATTGCTTCTAGTCATCTGCCTACAAAAACTGCCTGCGCTTTTCTCAACTCAGCCTCTCTCCTTCCCACAGGCCAACCTGGCAGCCCTAGGAAGGAAGTCTCTTCTTAGAATTGATCTAAGAGTTTTCCACTTTGCACTCTAATCTTTTCATTTGGTAGAGAGAAGAGGGCAATGATGAGGAGGAGGGCTTTAGAGTCAGGCCCAGGTTCAAAACTTGCTTCAAACAATTACCAGCTATGTGGCCTCCAACAAGGTTCTCCTGGAACCTCATTTCCTCAACTGCAGAATGGCAAAAATGATATCTGCTTGCCGGATTAttgggaggagaaaagaaatacTACAAGAGAGAAAGTATAATGGCATAGAGCAGGGCTTGGCAAGGTAAATGGACCTTGGTGCCATTCTCAGGGAGGTAGCATATTTGGGAAAGGCATCTCTTTAATCGATCCCAAAGTTTCAGTTGACTAAGGGTTACCCAGCGTGATTAAGGACTGCTGGGTAGGAATCAGACACGTTTGGCTGATGCTGAGCTGGAGCATGGGTAAGCGGCACTTGCAGAAGGAGGTCTTTGTTTTACTGAGGAGGAAGATGAGGCCTAGAGTCACAACGCGGCTTGGCCAGAGCTGTGCGCTGCCTTACCTCGCAGATGGGGGGTACTGCACCTGTGGCTTCCCCCTGCCTTCGTCTCGGAAGAAATGCTCCAGGTCCTCATCCTCTTCAGAGAGGCTCTCATTACTGTCTGGGTCAGATGGATAAAGGGATTCCAACAGGCACCACCTGTCTTTCTGcctcagtgcctgcagagtctcAAAAAAACTCCCAGTTGAGTCAGAAGTAGAGTCTGTCTCCTCCTCTGGACTGAGGAACTCACTGAGTTTGCCAGCCCTGGGCAAAACCAGCCCATCCCCGTTCAGCTCCTTGTCTGCATCTGTGTCTGAGGaggatttgggggaaaatatctaaaacaaaatagaacagaCTGTGGGTCAAACTATGATTTCAACACATAACTATTAACTTCATgttaaataaatctatatattaGGGACTGGGGTAGGGGACCAAGGAAAATGTGTTAGTTACTTTAAAGAAATTTCATGTCTCAGGATATAGGCTGTGATTGGTTGGAGGGCAGGAAAGGGAATCAGAGCTGAGTTGGTTCATGCAGTGTGGTGAGCATTTGTGGAGTACCTCCCTTCACCATGCAACCCTGCTCTCCAGGAATCCTACCTGTGACCTTGGCCACACTCTGGGACCTGCCCTTTGGGGGTTTTACCTACTAGTTGCCAATCTCCctttttgggcttcccctgtCTACACCTCTGCTTTTCTCATATGCTAGCTAATTCCCATCCTCTTACTAGGAATGAGTAATTAACAGGAGAGACAGTGTGGTTTAGCTGAAAGAGTCCTAGAAAGTGGGAAATCTAACTGAGTTTAAACACTCctttcattcagaaaatatttactggTGTCTAATGtacaatgctgggaaagattgaaggcggtaggagaaggggacgacagaggatgagatggttggatggcatcaccgacatgatacacatgagtttgagtacactctgggagttggtgatggacagggaagcctggaatactgcagtccatggggtcgcaaagagtcggacacaactgagcggttGAACTGAATGTGCGTTGGGCATTGGGTTGAGAACAAGACAAGGTCCGTACTCTTGTGAAGCTTACATCCTAGTGAAGGGAGAAAGACAATGTAAGATGGTAATCATTCAATAAAAGCCACAAAACTGTGATAGACTGATGGAATGGCTATGTGAAGCTTCTCTGTTGATAAAAGTCCATCAGATAAAGACCACTAGGAATGTACCTGTAATCAGAACTAGGTTTATTAACTTTTTACAGAATACCttctaaaggggcttcccagctggcactagtgagaaagaatcagcctgccagtgctggagacgtaagagacatgggtttgatccctgggtggggaagatcccctggaggagggcatggcaacccactccagtattcttgcctggagaatgccatgtacagagcagcctggtgaccTATAGTCCGTAgtgtcgtaaagagttggacacgactgaagcggcttagcacacacTTCGGGAAATTAGGAAACTTGGTTGGGGTGGGCATTGAGGGCTTTTTCTAGGGTTGGTTTGTCCTGAATGATTCTGAGGAGAATTAGGGGAAGCAGGGATCAACACTGGATGGATGCTGTCATGAAGAGGGCAGTTTAGTAAGTGGATGAATGAGCCATTTTTATTCAAAAGGTGGCAAGAACAAAGTAGGGCTGGGTAAGCAGTTGGAAAGTAAGCATAATCATTTAGAAGTATGGGGTATTAGTTGTTTTACAACGTGGCCCTGTGAGAAATACTGATTTCTGCTGATCTTGCTGCTGGCCTCATCTGGGTCTATTACAGTCTGAGTTGTACTTTCTCAGTCCTGGgatgattttcactttcaaagtccTCACTGTGGAGGACTTTCAGGTTGACACCTGATCAGTGAGAAAAATGTCAGACTTGCCAAGATGTGGGGAAAGAGGGTTTggggttcaaaaaaaaaaaagaacaagtgcAAAGGCCTTGAGGCAGGGACCTGAGGCCGGAACAAATGATTCTTGGAGAGGTAGAAAGAGGGTCAATGTGGTTAGAGGACAGTAGCAGAGAAATCCTTAGAGAGGCAGGCTGGGGCCATGATGAGAGCACAGGTTGACTGGCTGCAGTTGGGGGAAGGGCTGTTTCCGGTCTCCAAGTGGACACCTGGTAAGGGCTGAACTGGGTGCTCAAAGATCTGGCTCTCATACTGAAAAAGAACACTGGATTTTGAGTCAAAGGTATGTGTGCCCTAGCCCTCATTTTGCTACTGAAAAGCGTGTAACTTTAGgaaaattcttttctaaaaaatgacTTTATTGATATAATTCATACATATCATACAATTCATACAACTCAGTGTACAACTCAGTGGGTTTCAGTATATtcagttgtgcaaccatcaccacagtcaatttttAATCAACTCTCAAAACACCTCATTGCATTTAGTAGTCACTTCCTATTTTCCCTAACCCATCCCCACTCCTCAAGCCCTGAGACCAccaatttactttctgtctctgaatttggAGGGTTTCCCTgaaagttggtaaagaatccgcctgcaatgcaggagaccccggttcaattcctgggtcgtgaagatctcctgaagaagggataggctacccactccagtattctggggcttcccttgtggctcagctggtaaagaatccgcctgcaatgcgggagacctgactttaatccctgggttcggaaggtcccctggagaagggaaaggctacccacttcagtattctggcctggagaattccatggactgtaaagtccatagagtcgtaaagagtcggacacgactgagctactgtcacttcacttcacttctgaatTTGGGGGCAAATTTCTTAATCTTTCTGTGCCTGTTTTCTCCTCTATAATACAAAATGGAGACAACAATCCTGGAGGTGGTTGAAACGATAAGCGCAAACTGAGGGTCACCGCTACGATTCTATGAAGAGCCTGACGCAAGGCGCAAGCGGTTCAAGTCCCGGAGTTAAGAGCCCGCCTTCACGTCTGCAAACAGTGCGGGCTAGAATCCCACGCCCCGGTGACACTCCCCGGTCGTCTGTCTCCAAGGCAACGTTTCAAACAGCTCCCTCAGGGTTTCCTTTCTGGGGTGCAAACCTGATCCctctccttctttttctcccctcacCTGATGGTTCCACTGAGCGCCGCCGGAGGCTCCTGCAGACCTCCCCACGGTCATCTCCTCAGCCGGGTAGAGAGACAAACGGCGGTGACAGCGGCGGTGACAGCGGCGGTGGAGGCGCAAGCGGCTCGCCTAGGTTCCGCCCCTTTCTAGCGTGGGCCTCTGATTGGCTCCCAGGCTGATACTCGAACCATTCCCCTCCCCAGGAAGCCTCTCTTCTCTCCCGCCCAGGCAGGGAGGGCTCGCTTTCTGATTGGCCTATTCTCTCCGTGCTTTATACTTCCGGTTTTAAGATCTTAGCTCTAGCGGCCGGTGATTGGACGGCTGGTCTCCGGAAGTGCTGCCTAAGGCgggtctgttcagttcagttcagttcagtcgctcagataCGGCTCAGGTCAGCGCCATGGCGGCCCAGTTGGCTAGAGTCCGGTGGGGCACTGTCTTTGCCGCTGCCCAGAAGGGCCCGCGGGTCTCCTGCCGGAGGTGGGCTGGCGCCTCGGCGGACAACGTGTACGATGTGGTGGTGTCGGGGGGAGGCCTGGTAGGCGCCGCTATGGCTTGTGCCTTAGGTAAGCGCATCTCCAGGCCGGTATTTGCGGGGAGCGAGGCCGTGAAGGAATGATGAGTGTGGGAGCCCTGGCACTGTTTGCCCAAAGCCTGAGTGTTGCACACCTTGTGGTCCATTCCTTGCCCAGAGGAAGCTCAGGACCCCGGGGGCAAACGTTTGTTCCTTCAGAATTCCGAAGGGTCAAAAGTGGGAGGGACCGTAAGAGTCTTTCCAACACGTGGAGGCACAGACCCGCCCAGGGTTATTTCGGTCTGGACACCGAAGTCATCGGGCAGTTGTCTACTGAGCTAGGTTAGGCGGTTTTCTTGTTGATGTTTTTTACACCGCTTCATTGAGATATAGTTTGCATACCATAAACTTCACCCACTTAAAAGCATATAATGTAATGATTTTTAGTTTATTCCTAGAGCTGTGCAGCCATCGCCACAATGAatcttagaacatttttatcaccgcCCCCCCGAAGAAGCGCGAACCCGTTAGTAGTCACTGCCCATGCAGCCCGCCGTCTCCCCCATCTCCTCCACCGTAGTACCTTAGGCAACCACTCATGTACTTTTTCATCTCTATAGATTGGCTTTTTCAGGACTTTTTCATATACGTGGAATCTGCTTAATGTTTTCAGGAATCATTCAGGTTGCAGCATATGCCAGTGTCTGCGTGCTCAGTCGCCTCCTagtgtttgcgaccccatgaactgtcgcctgctaggctcctttatccatgggattttcctggcaagaatactggaatgggtcgccatgccctcctccagcggatcttcccaacccagggatcgatcgaacccgagtctcctgcattgcaggcggattctttgctgctgagccacgaggggaagcccagtgtgtgccagtaatttgtttctttttattgccaaatagtaaataatagtattttaatgaacaaaatagcgtattttgttt is part of the Bos indicus x Bos taurus breed Angus x Brahman F1 hybrid chromosome 10, Bos_hybrid_MaternalHap_v2.0, whole genome shotgun sequence genome and harbors:
- the FAM161B gene encoding protein FAM161B isoform X2, encoding MTVGRSAGASGGAQWNHQIFSPKSSSDTDADKELNGDGLVLPRAGKLSEFLSPEEETDSTSDSTGSFFETLQALRQKDRWCLLESLYPSDPDSNESLSEEDEDLEHFFRDEGRGKPQVQYPPSARCGSVRRCSSWGTLPSRTPKAQPQPPSSSRPPSQQRSISSWVSSITVPQPFRMTLREARKKAQWLASPASFEPERRQAEKQGREEAECHRQFRAQPVPAHVYLPLYQEVMERNEARRQAGIQKRKELLLSSLKPFSFLEKEERRKQAALQRDLAAAAAATAKVPKQKATRRIPKSILEPALGDKLQEAELLRKIRIHMRALDMLQKASSPIAPSSSQADPQPRTATRTREEKLGFLHTDFGFQPRVNPAVPDYEELYKAFQKRAAKRRDTREATRNKPFLLRTASLCHTRRPCDVATSEGRKESPQPPTTRLSRSRSLNGLASLSANTLPVHITDATRKRESAVRNNDRKRAKEYKKELEEMKKRIQRRPYLFEQVTKDLAKKEAEQRYRDTLKQAGLDEDFVRNKGQGSRALQWKEQWEVGDCPSTHETTKRGSRNPQQDLEESLEQLSSPKKELEELSYKLPDNFRTLA